One region of Primulina tabacum isolate GXHZ01 chromosome 1, ASM2559414v2, whole genome shotgun sequence genomic DNA includes:
- the LOC142504791 gene encoding peroxidase 51-like, which produces MGSYKHQTTLLLPLSLIIILFSSSASAQLRQNFYANICPDVENIVRQAVKTKFSQTFVTVPATIRLLFHDCFVSGCDASVIVASTPGNTAEKDHPDNLSLAGDGFDTVIKAKAAVDAVARCKNKVSCADILVMAARDVIALAGGPSYAVELGRLDGMTSTAASVQGNLPQPTFNLDQLNAMFARSGLNQIDMIALSACHTVGFSHCSRFANRIYNFSSSNPVDPTLNRQYATQLQQMCPKNVDPQIAIDMDPTTPRQFDNAYFKNLQNGMGLFTSDQSLFTDSRSRPTVNTWASNSQLFDASFVQAMTKLGRVGVKTGRNGNIRFDCGRFN; this is translated from the exons ATGGGTTCGTATAAGCATCAAACTACTTTATTGTTACCACTTTCTTTGATCATTATTCTGTTCTCGAGCTCGGCTTCAGCACAACTCAGACAAAATTTTTATGCAAACATTTGCCCAGATGTTGAAAACATCGTTCGACAGGCTGTCAAGACGAAATTCAGTCAAACTTTCGTTACAGTCCCCGCGACCATCCGTCTCCTCTTCCACGACTGTTTCGTGTCG GGTTGCGATGCATCGGTTATAGTGGCATCAACTCCAGGGAATACGGCTGAAAAAGATCATCCGGATAATTTATCATTGGCTGGGGATGGATTTGACACTGTGATTAAAGCCAAAGCAGCAGTTGATGCGGTTGCCAGATGCAAGAACAAGGTTTCTTGTGCAGATATTCTTGTGATGGCTGCGAGGGACGTCATTGCGTTG GCGGGTGGACCCTCATATGCTGTGGAATTAGGGAGATTAGATGGGATGACTTCAACGGCTGCAAGTGTGCAGGGAAATCTGCCTCAGCCGACCTTCAACTTGGATCAGCTTAATGCCATGTTTGCTAGAAGCGGATTAAATCAGATAGATATGATTGCTCTCTCCG CATGCCACACCGTTGGATTCTCCCACTGCAGCAGATTCGCGAACCGGATCTACAACTTCAGCTCATCCAACCCGGTGGACCCAACCCTGAACAGGCAATACGCGACCCAATTACAACAAATGTGCCCCAAAAATGTGGACCCTCAGATTGCCATCGACATGGACCCTACAACACCCAGGCAATTTGACAATGCATACTTCAAGAACCTTCAGAATGGAATGGGCCTCTTCACCTCGGATCAAAGCCTCTTTACGGACTCGAGGTCAAGGCCCACTGTCAATACTTGGGCCTCCAATTCGCAGCTCTTTGATGCTTCTTTTGTTCAAGCTATGACTAAGTTGGGTCGGGTCGGGGTCAAGACCGGAAGAAATGGAAATATCCGGTTTGATTGTGGAAGGTTTAATTAG
- the LOC142504920 gene encoding uncharacterized protein LOC142504920, translating to MFFPLMIIRPSNSRVEFHAHNYNLILEGSNMDGVRATSAWVSSQSSHVTIDPAGIEKVAETIKDSIPKVEWDFEGIHYFDNGPLTVQYLFVLDALNFCFWPDKELTYDHLAAGLKEALRNNKSVFDADRLQKYTGPELRKMLKWPRPLPLEDERVRLLHEVGFELERSFEGKASKLVESCQKSAAKLVALISQHFPGFRDHTVYKGHQVFLYKRAQIFAADLWGSFKGQQYGEFNDIESVTMFADYIVPAVLQQLGVLKFSNALSHAIMANVEIHSGSEEEVELRACSVHAVEEIRESIHRKSGKHVLSVELDLWLWAFGIQCSSLQHHRTLSIYY from the exons ATGTTTTTTCCTTTAATGATAATACGACCATCAAATTCTAGGGTTGAATTTCACGCACACAACTACAATCTAATCCTCGAGGGTTCGAACATGGATGGGGTTAGGGCTACCTCTGCATGGGTCTCTTCTCAGTCTTCCCATGTCACCATCGACCCGGCAG GCATTGAGAAAGTGGCGGAAACGATTAAGGATTCTATACCGAAGGTGGAATGGGATTTTGAGGGGATTCATTATTTTGATAACGGTCCGCTCACTGTTCAGTATCTTTTTGTGTTGGACGCCTTGAATTTCTGTTTCTGGCCAG ACAAGGAATTAACCTATGATCATTTGGCTGCCGGATTGAAGGAAGCTCTTCGGAATAACAAGTCCGTGTTCGATGCAGATCGGCTGCAAAAGTACACTG GCCCTGAACTACGTAAAATGTTGAAATGGCCAAGGCCTTTACCTTTGGAGGATGAACGGGTGCGCTTACTGCATGAG GTGGGATTTGAGCTTGAGAGATCTTTTGAGGGGAAAGCATCCAAACTTGTGGAATCTTGTCAGAAATCAGCCGCCAAGCTTGTGGCTCTCATCAGCCAACATTTTCCCG GATTTCGTGACCACACGGTGTACAAAGGTCACCAGGTTTTTCTGTATAAAAGGGCTCAGATATTTGCCGCAGATTTATGGGGATCTTTCAAGGGTCAACAATATGGTGAATTTAATGACATTGAATCTGTGACAATGTTTGCAGACTATATTGTCCCAGCAGTACTTCAACAGCTCGGAGTTTTAAAATTTAGCAACGCATTATCACATGCTATAATGGCTAATGTTGAGATCCATTCTGGAAGCGAGGAGGAGGTAGAGCTGCGAGCATGTTCAGTTCATGCTGTGGAGGAAATAAGGGAGTCGATCCACAGAAAATCAGGAAAGCAT GTCTTGAGTGTCGAGTTGGATCTCTGGTTATGGGCATTTGGGATCCAGTGTTCTTCTCTTCAACATCATCGAACACTCTCTATATATTATTGA
- the LOC142504863 gene encoding LOB domain-containing protein 37-like, with amino-acid sequence MSCNGCRILRKGCSETCVLRPCLQWIDSAEAQGHATVFVAKFFGRAGLMSFISNVAENQRPALFQSLLFEAAGRTVNPVNGAVGLLWTGNWHVCQAAVETVLRGGALKPIQQFFGNASNPGASSACPNTFKLQVPGMIPRSKVHKRRRFPDDLAKIMQLSDLDLSLSAGFQGKKANSSPEKRRLGSPSMNSEESMTTTCGDQTANEAKLLNLFT; translated from the exons ATGAGTTGTAATGGATGCCGGATTCTGCGAAAGGGATGCAGTGAGACTTGTGTTTTGAGGCCCTGTTTACAGTGGATTGACAGCGCCGAAGCGCAAGGCCACGCCACGGTCTTCGTAGCCAAGTTCTTTGGCCGCGCCGGGCTTATGTCCTTCATCTCCAACGTCGCAGAAAATCAAAGGCCTG CTCTTTTTCAGTCCCTCCTGTTCGAAGCAGCCGGACGAACAGTGAACCCCGTCAACGGCGCGGTGGGGCTTCTGTGGACCGGGAACTGGCATGTCTGCCAGGCCGCGGTGGAGACCGTCCTCCGGGGTGGCGCGTTGAAGCCAATCCAGCAGTTTTTCGGCAATGCATCGAACCCCGGCGCTTCCTCCGCGTGCCCAAACACGTTCAAGCTTCAAGTCCCTGGCATGATTCCGAGGTCCAAGGTGCATAAACGCCGCCGTTTCCCCGACGATCTGGCCAAGATCATGCAGCTATCCGATCTGGACCTCAGTCTATCGGCTGGTTTCCAGGGAAAGAAAGCAAACTCTTCACCCGAAAAGCGGCGACTTGGAAGCCCGTCGATGAACTCTGAAGAATCTATGACGACAACTTGTGGAGATCAAACAGCGAATGAAGCTAAACTTCTGAACCTCTTCACTTAG